From the Debaryomyces hansenii CBS767 chromosome F complete sequence genome, the window CGGAAAACACAATTTGGAATTTATCGTCAAAACAGACtagatttatatatacattatGAACTAAACTGTGAAATAGTCTAAATTATGCCATCATTTTTAGgatatataattaacaTGGATGTTTTAAAAAGTATGAAAAAACGCCGTCTTCAGCATGCGATTTCTATAATTGTAGCAATATTGACAAAGTAGTATCATTGTGTATTTTATGGGTACCGGAAGTTCGACGCCGGAATTACACCAGATTACTGACAACCTGCAGATTATGGACGCTCCCTTCCTTCCTCTTTTCCTCGTGCTACAATTTCAGTTTATCTTCTTATGTACGAGGAAAATAACATATTAAACTGAAAACAGTAGGACTCAATTCTTAGCACAAATTAATAGTAGATTTGCTAAGGAAATCACACCGTCTCATAAGCCTTGTCATTTAATATGACAGTAAGGACCATAGGATAGCATTTTCTTAAGTCCATGCGTTAGGCCGTAAATCTCGGCTGTAACCTCATCGGGTGAGTTTTAGAGAATTCACTGTACTATATGGTAACGTTTTAGGTCAGAAGTCGCTTATTTTGATGATAGTATTTAATTAACATGAAAACCAAGGGTATGCATTCCTTCTCAGCCTACAGAAGTGTCCATATAACTTATTACGACtagaaaatttaaagtTTAGTTTGAAGTAtgttatataaatatacaaatCCCCTAACCCACCCTCTCAAGTTTCggaaattgataattggTAGTGATTAATACTAGATTATTGATGCAAGTGTGAATGATGAGGagataaataataaattttaaGCAAAACCCCTTTCATGCCTGCTAATTAGAATGTCTTTATTTTTACCTGCGCATCTCATTTCAGGCTTATTATCCACATTTCCTAGACTTGATACccaatttgaaatatctcAAATTATACTTATTCTCGTTTATTTAACAAAAGTCAACCGATTACCTTCAGTTATTAATCTTATCCTGTAATCTTACAGAATGAGAAGCTTAGTGACAAGTTATTCTCTCCCAGCTTGAACTTATCAAACTATTTCAGTTACTAAATCAGATAACCAGTTCTGCTCTTGTATCTTAGTATCCAAAATCCTCAACTGCTGAGCTAGCTTATCAACCATGTGTTGATAATCTTTTACTTTAACAGTGGatacaaatttaatttcactCCTTGAGTACATATCCCTCTTGATAACCCCTCGTCTTGCAGTGTTTCTAATtacttcaatatttcttatATATTGATCCCTTTCCGCCAAAGCTTGAGTCATAGATTTTGGCTCTTCATGATTcccaaataaaaatttaatttgtgTATTTGACAAATTAATATTACATACTAAATTGGATAAATCAGCCGATAACTTGATATATTCATCAACCAACTCATTGGGATTTTCGGCTGGTTTATCGCCCTCCTGAACTGAGCAATTGTCATTAATACGAGATTCCAACTGCTTCAACCTAGATAGGTAATCTTTCCTTATTCGTAATGCCTCGGCAAGTTTCATTTTAAGTGGCCTTGATGGaaaaatagaatataaatatgaatttttgagtatatatttttctttataaatTCTACCTGCATATTTTAAAGCAATTTCAAGTATATTGGATACGTCTTTTTACAACAACTCGTACCTAcaacaaaaattgaaatatattaggCGTTGACGGAATTCTTTCATATAATCAGGTAATAGTTATAGTATTGGGattattaatcaatttgcGAGATACACAACGAAAACCTAAGGCTTATccatttt encodes:
- a CDS encoding DEHA2F27258p (similar to uniprot|Q895R3 Clostridium tetani CTC01208 Conserved protein); this encodes MKLAEALRIRKDYLSRLKQLESRINDNCSVQEGDKPAENPNELVDEYIKLSADLSNLVCNINLSNTQIKFLFGNHEEPKSMTQALAERDQYIRNIEVIRNTARRGVIKRDMYSRSEIKFVSTVKVKDYQHMVDKLAQQLRILDTKIQEQNWLSDLVTEIV